TACTAACCGCAGCTTAAGCCGCTTTATCAGTAACGAATGACAGCTTTGCGTGCGCTGCTGAAAGAACTACGCTTCTTCCTTCTTCCCTGGCTTGTTTTTCTGGCTGCCGGCCTTATTTTTTTAGTAATTGCCGGTAAGGCGGGTGCCCATCTTTTCATCAGCGGACACTGGTCGGATGCAGCCGACCACATTTTCAAATTCATGACCTGGTTTGGCGATGGGGTGGCCTATGTGATTTTTTGCCTGCTGCTTTTTGCCTGGCACCGGGGCACGGGGCTGATTACTTCGGTTTCCTGCATTGTGGCATCACTCATTACTCAGCTGCTCAAACAATTTGTGTTTGATGATGTGGTGAGGCCGATTACGTGGTTTCACCAGCAGGGAATGAATACGCTGATACGTGAAGTGCCGTTTGTTGAAAATGCTTATTTCAATTCATTCCCGTCAGGGCACACCACCGCAGCATTTGCCTTTTTCTGTTCGCTGAGCATACTTGCCCGCCGCCATCCGCTGCTTCAAACAGGCTTCTTTTTGCTGGCGGCCGGCGTAGGTTATTCGCGCATGTATTTGTCGCAGCATTTTCTGGCCGATGTGCTGGCCGGCTCATTTATTGGCACTGGTACTGCCGTGCTTGTGGTATATTTGGCACAGCGGTACATGAAGTTTAAAATTCCCACCCGCGCCGAGTTGTAATGCGTAATCTGCCCGTTATTTCACTGCTTATTGTGGCGCTTTCGCTGGCGCTGGTGGTGCCGTTTCTGGGGCACTCGCAATTGTTCGACTGGGATGAGATCAACTTTGCCGAGTGTGCCCGCGAAATGATAGTGACGGGTGATTATACCACCGTACAAATCAACTTTGAGCCGTTTTGGGAAAAGCCTCCGCTGTTTATCTGGATGCAGGTGCTGTGCATGAAAATGTTCGGCGTAAATGAATTTGCCGCACGTTTGCCCAATGCCATAGGCGGTATTGTTACACTGCTGGTGCTCTGGCGGCTGGGCCGCAGGCATTTCGACCGGCGCTTTGCCGCACTTTGGGTGCTGGCGTATGCCGGCTCGCTCCTGCCCCAGTTCTACTTCCACTCCGGCATTATCGATCCCTGGTTCAACCTGTTTATCTTTCTCAGTATTTACCAGTTTCTCGAATACACCAGCCGTTTTTCTGAAAGTGCTGCACATAAGCTTTGGGACCGCAACATCATGCTTTCGGCCTTGTTTATGGGGCTGGCGGTGCTTACCAAAGGGCCTGTGGCGTTGCTTGTTTTCGGACTTTGTTTTGTGGTTTACCGGCTCATCAACCGCCGCCGGATCATGAGCTGGCCGCACTTTATGGTATATGCCGGAATTACCGCGCTGGTGGCTGGATCATGGTTTGCTATGCTTGCGGTGCGCGGGGGCGGACATCTGGTACTGGAGTTTATTCTGTACCAGATTCGCCTGTTCAGCACCGAAGATGCGGGGCATGGCGGCAATTTCTTTTATCACTGGATTGTGCTGCTGGCAGGCTGC
The Bacteroidota bacterium genome window above contains:
- a CDS encoding phosphatase PAP2 family protein; its protein translation is MTALRALLKELRFFLLPWLVFLAAGLIFLVIAGKAGAHLFISGHWSDAADHIFKFMTWFGDGVAYVIFCLLLFAWHRGTGLITSVSCIVASLITQLLKQFVFDDVVRPITWFHQQGMNTLIREVPFVENAYFNSFPSGHTTAAFAFFCSLSILARRHPLLQTGFFLLAAGVGYSRMYLSQHFLADVLAGSFIGTGTAVLVVYLAQRYMKFKIPTRAEL